Proteins encoded within one genomic window of Actinoplanes octamycinicus:
- a CDS encoding metal-sensitive transcriptional regulator has translation MSEASPVGPHGYSAEKQALMSRLRRVEGQIRGLQRMVDEDTYCIDILTQISAAKSALHAVAVGLLEDHLRHCVVDAAAQGDVEPKIKEATAAIARLVKS, from the coding sequence ATGAGTGAAGCGTCGCCGGTGGGCCCGCACGGGTATTCGGCTGAGAAGCAGGCCCTGATGTCGCGGCTGCGGCGGGTGGAGGGGCAGATCCGCGGGCTGCAGCGGATGGTCGACGAGGACACCTACTGCATCGACATCCTGACCCAGATCTCGGCCGCGAAAAGCGCGCTGCACGCGGTGGCGGTCGGCCTGCTGGAGGACCATCTGCGGCACTGCGTGGTGGACGCCGCGGCGCAGGGCGACGTCGAGCCGAAGATCAAGGAGGCGACCGCGGCGATCGCACGCCTGGTCAAGTCCTGA